The Streptomyces sp. B3I8 nucleotide sequence CCCGGGCCCAGGGCAGGGCGGCGGGAGCCTGGGCGAGGACGGTGACGCGATGGGCCCTGCGGTCCCAGTCGTCGCCGGTGGTGGCGAGCAGCGCACGCACGGCGGTCCACCGCCCCTGGGCGAGGGCGGTGCGGGCGGCGACGAGTTCGGTGTCGTCGAGTGCGGGGTCGAACGCGTGATGGTGGGCGCGTTTGCGGGTGCGTCCCAAAGGGGGCGGCGGGGGTGGGGACACCGCGGGGGTTCCTCACGGGTGCGGGTACGGGCGCGGACTGTCAGTATCTGATCACTGACAGCCAAGCGGGCGGCAACGGCCGGCGTCAAGAGTGGGTCCCGCGTTACACGCGTCAACGGTGGTGTGCGGGGCGGGAGTTGGTGGGGGCGGGCCGCCGCCCACCCCGCCGCGCGGCCCCCTGTGCGGGCCGCCGCTCACCCCACCGTGCGCGCCGCCGCGCGGCCCGCCGTGCGGCCGGAGAAGAGGCAGCCGCCCAGGAACGTGCCCTCCAGGGCGCGGTAGCCGTGGACGCCGCCGCCGCCGAAGCCGGCGGCCTCTCCGGCGGCGTAGAGGCCCGGGACCGGTTCGCCGCCGTCGGCCAGGACCCGCGAGGAGAGGTCGGTCTCCAGGCCGCCGAGCGTCTTGCGGGTGAGGATGTGCAGCTTGACGGCGATCAGCGGGCCCGCGGCGGGGTCGAGGATGCGGTGCAACGGAGCGGTGCGGATCAGCCGGTCGCCGACGAATCTGCGCGCCCCGCGGACCGCGGTCACCTGGAGGTCCTTGGTGTACGGGTTGGTGACCTCGCGGTCGCGCGCGACGATCTCGCGGCGCAGCTCCACCTCGTCGATGAGCGGCTCCTCGGTGAGCGCGTTCATGCGGCGCACCAGTGCGCCGAGGTCCTTCTCGACGACGAAGTCGGCACCGTGGTCCATGAACGCCCGCACCGGTCCCGGCACGTCCTGCCGCACACGCCCGAGCAGCTCGCGCACCGACTTCCCCGTCAGGTCGGGGTTCTGCTCGGAGCCGGAGAGGGCGAACTCCTTGCCGATGATCTTCTGGTCGAGGACGAACCACGTGTGGTCGTACCCGGTGCGCATGATGTGTTCGAGCGTGCCGAGGGTGTCGAAGCCGGGGAAGAGCGGCACCGGGAGCCGCCGGCCGCGCGCGTCGAGCCAGAGCGAGGAGGGGCCGGGCAGGATGCGGATGCCGTGCTTGTCCCAGACGGGGTTCCAGTTCTGGATGCCCTCGGTGTAGTGCCACATCCGGTCGCGGTTGATCACGCGGGCACCGGCCGCCTCGGCGATGCCGAGCATCTTGCCGTCGACGTGCGCGGGGACGCCGGAGATCATGTGCGCGGGCGGGGTGCCGAGCCGTTCGGGCCAGTGGGCGCGGACCAGGTCGAAGTTGCCGCCGATCCCGCCGGAGGTGACGATCACCGCCTGGGCCCGGAACTCGAAGGCGCCGGTGACGGTGCGGCTGCTGCCTTGTCCGCGCGGCACGTCCGAGGGTTCCAGCACCTCCCCGGTGACCGTGTCGAGGGCGCCGCCGGAGCGGGACAGCCCGGTGACCCGGTGGCGGAACGCGAGCCGCACGAGGCCGCGGGCGACGCCCTCCCGCACCCGGCGCTCGAACGGTTCGACCACCCCGGGCCCGGTCCCCCACGTGATGTGGAAGCGCGGTACCGAGTTGCCGTGCCCGATGGCGCCGTAACCGCCGCGCTCGGCCCAGTTCACGAGGGGGAAGAACCGTACGCCCTGCCGGCGCAGCCAGGCCCGCTTCTCCCCGGCCGCGAAGTCGACGTACGCCTCGGCCCAGCGGCGCGGCCAGTGGTCCTCCGGGCGGTCGAACGCGGCCGTGCCCATCCAGTCCTGGAGGGCGAGCGCGTGGCTGTCCCGGATCCGCAGGCGGCGCTGCTCGGGCGAGTCGACGAGGAACAGGCCGCCGAAGGACCAGAACGCCTGGCCGCCCATCGACTGCTCGGGCTCCTGGTCGAGGAGAAGGACCTTTCGGCCGGCGTCCACCAGTTCCGCCGTCGCCGCGAGACCGGCGAGGCCCGCCCCGATCACGATGACATCAGCGTCGTAGGCCATGCGCGCGTCCTCTCGTACCCGTCGTCGTACCGCACCGCCGGCCTTTGTTACCGACTGGTCAGATCCTTGGGTACGCGCGTGACCACGTCAACCGTCCGCAGGCCTGACCGACGAGCGCGTCACACCCGCCGCACTCGGGGGCGGGGCGCGGCGGGGGCCGCTACAGTCGGCGGGATACGCCTTCCGTGACCCCGCTGAGTTATCGAGGTACACAGCGTGTCGGTACTGGTCCTGGTTCTCTCGGTGAGCGCCGCCGTCTGTCTGGGCGTCGGGTTCGTGCTCCAGCAGAACGCCGCCCGGCAGGCACCGTTGAGCGACTTCCTCTCCCCGCGGCTGCTGCTCGACCTGATGCGGGTGCCGCGCTGGCTGGGCGGCATCGGATGCATGATCGTCGGCATGGTGCTGGGCGCGGTCGCGCTGTCCCGGGGCGAGGTGTCCCTGGTCGAGCCGCTGCTCGCCACGAACCTGCTGTTCGCGCTGGTCATGTCCCGGCACTGGCCGCGTACCGCGCAGGCCCGCCGACCGCTGGGCCGGCAGGGCTGGTCGGGGCTCGCGCTGCTGGCGGGGGGTGTCACCGCGTTCATCGTCGCGGGCCGGCCGAGCGGCGGGCAGGCCGTCGCCGATCCCGTGCGGCACTGGGCCATCGTCGGTTCGATGGCCGGACTGGCGCTGCTGCTGACGACGGCGGCGAAACGCTCCCGGATGAGCGCGGCGCCGGTGCTGCTCGCACTCGCCGCGGGGCTGCTGTACGGCATGCAGGACGCGCTGACCCGAGTGAGCGGGCAGCGGTTCGGCCATGGCGGCCCGACCGAACTGTTCACCGGCTGGCAGCCGTACGCCGTCGTGGTGTGCGGGGTGACGGGGCTGCTGCTGGTGCAGAGCGCGTTCGAGACGGCGTCGCTGCGGATGTCGCTCCCGGCGCTGACGGCGGCGGAGCCGCTGGCCGGGATCACCTGCGGGGTCGGCTTCCTCGGCGACCGCCTGCGCACAGATGTCGGCGCGCTGGCCTGGGAGGCGGCGGGTCTTGCGGCGATCGTCGTCGGCATCGTGCTGCTGGGTGCGCATCCGGCGATGCCGTGCGGAGCGGTTGTGCCGGGCCGTGAGACGGAGCCCGGCCATGACCGGGACCTGCAGGCGTACTGACGTACCGGCTTGCCGGGCGCGGTTCCCCGCACCCCTGAAGGGCACGGGGAAACCGGTGTTGGATGGACCTCATGAGCCCCTCGGACGAACCCCACATCCCCGATCCCGCCGACGAGATCCTCGACGTCGTCGACGTCGACGACCGTGTCGTCGGGCAGGCGCGCCGCGGCGAGGCGTACGCGCGGGGCCTGCGGCACCGCTGTGTCTTCGTCCTGGCCCGCGACGCGGCGGGCCGGATCTTCGTGCACCGCAGGACACCGACGAAGCTCGTCTTCCCCTCCTTCTACGACATGTTCGTCGGCGGTGTGGTCGGCGCCGGCGAGTCCTACGACGACGCGGCGCTGCGGGAGGCGGAGGAGGAGCTGGGGGTGTCCGGACTGCCGCGCCCCGAGCCGCTGTTCCGGTTCCTGTACGAGGACCCGGCGACGGGGCGGAGCTGGTGGTCGGCGGTGTACGAGGTGCGGTGCGTGCTGCCGGTGCGACCGCAGGTGGAGGAGGTCGCGTGGCACGACTTCCTCACCGACGAGGAACTGGCCGTCCGTCTCGCCGAAGGGGAGTGGGTGCCGGACGGACTGGCGGCGTGGCGGCGGCTGCGGAGCCGGCGGGGCGGGACGGGGTGAGGGCCGGCGGCTGCCGGGGCGGTCGGACGGCACGGGGTGACGACCGGCGGATAGGGTCCCGTACGTGAGTGATCTGGTGCGGAACGTCCGGTCGTGGTTCGTGCCGGAGGAGGTGCGCGGGGAGGGGAGTACGCCCGACTACCGTTTCTCGCTGGCCAATGAGCGAACCTTCCTCGCCTGGCTGCGGACCGCTCTCGCCCTGATCGGCGGAGGGTTCGCCGTGGACCAGTTCCTGCCGGACCTGGGCCGGGCCTGGCGGGTCGGGCTGGCGCTCGCCCTGCTCGCCGCCGGTGTGCTGTGCGCGCTGCGGGCCGTCGACCACTGGGTGCGGTGCGAGCGGGCGATGCGGCGGGGCGAGGACCTGCCGGTGTCGCGGTTCCCCGCGCTGCTCGGCGTCCTGATCGCCGCGGTCGCCGTGGTCATGGTCGTCGTCGTGCTGCTCGGCCGGGAAGGATGACCGGGCCGGTGGGGCGAAACCCTGCGGAACCGAACCCGGAGCAGCCGAACCCGACGGAGCCGAGTCCGACGGAGGGAAGCCCGGCAGAGGGAAGCCCGGCGGGGCGGGGCCCCGCGGTGCGGCCGGGGCGCGACCCCGGGTTGCAGCCCGAGCGCACCCGGCTGGCGTGGCGGCGCACCACGCTGTCGTGCACCGTCGCTGCCGCGCTGGCCGTCAGGACCGCGCTGCACCGCGGTTCCGTGACCGGCTACGCCGTCGGCCTGCTCGCCTGTGTCCCGTGCCTGGCCTTCCTCGCCCTGGCGCAGCTGCGCATCCGTGCCCTGGCCTCGGCGCCCGTCTCCGGTCCTCGGCCGCTGCCCGCCCGGCTCGCCGCGCTCGCCGCGCTCGGTACGGTGGCCCTCGCGGCGTGCGCGGCCGTCCTGGTGGTGTGAGCCGCCGACGGGATCCCGCACGCGACGGCGGAGGCCCCGGTGCGCGGCAGCGCGGTCCCGCACCGGATGACAGGACCTTCCCCCGTGCGGAACACGGGCAGGTCCGGACCGGTGCTCTGGGACTTCGCGGGCACCCGCGTGCGACCGTGGTTCCCGTCACGTCGACCGTCACCCCGGCGTCGCCCACTGGACGACATACCGACCGGTCGGCATCATGAGCGGGTCACCGTTTCCCGGTTTCCGGCGTAGGAGCAATGATGAGTCCAGACCATCCGCCAGGCCTCGATCCCGACCGGCTGCGCGAGCTGCTCGACCGCGAGCGGCCCGGACTCGTGCACGGTCCCCTGACCGGCCGGCTGATCGAGGGCGGACGGTCCAACCTGACGTACGCGGTCTTCGACGACACCACGAAGTGGGTCGTACGGCGGCCCCCGCTGGGCCATGTCCTGGCCACCGCGCACGACATGCGGCGCGAGCACCGGGTGATCAGCGCGCTGCACCCGACGGCCGTACCCGTTCCGCGCCCCGTCCTGCTGTGCGAGGACCCCGGGAACGAGGCGGCGCCCGGAGCGCCGTTCTACGTCATGGAGTTCGTCGAGGGCACCCCGTACCGGACCGCCGACCAGCTCGTCCCGCTCGGCCCGGAGCGGACCCGGGCGGCGCTGCTGGGGCTGGTCGACACGCTGGTCGAGCTGCACGCCGTGGACCCGGCGGCGGTCGGGCTCGCGGACTTCGGCCGGCCCGAGGGCTTCCTCGACCGGCAGCTACGGCGCTGGGGCAAGCAGCTCGACGCCTCCCGCAACCGCGACCTGCCCGGCATCGACGAACTGCACGCCGCGCTCGGCCGCCGACTGCCGCACTCCCCCGCGCCCGCCGTCGTGCACGGCGACTACCGGCTGGACAACGTCCTGCTCGGCGACGACGACCGGATCACCGCCATCCTGGACTGGGAGATGTCCACGCTGGGCGACCCGCTCACCGACCTTGGTCTGCTGGCCATGTACAGCGTGCCGCTCGAGCTGCCCGACTCCCCCGTCTCCACCACGGCCACGGCCCCCGGGCACCCGTCCCCGGCCGAGCTGGTCGAGCGGTACGCCGCGCGCTCGGGGCGCGACGTCGCGGCCGTCTCCTGGTACACGGCCTTCGCCTGGTTCAAGCTCGCCGTGATCCTGGAGGGCATCCACTACCGGTACACACTCGGCCAGACGGTCGGCGCCGGCTTCGACCGGATCGGCGACCTCGTCCCGGTCTTCATCGAGCACGGCCTGACCGCCCTGAAGCACGGTCCCGAGGAGGACTGAACCGTCATGGACTTCGCGTTCGACGCAACGACCGAGGAGCTGCGCGCCAGGCTCCTGACCTTCATGGACGAGCACGTGTACCCGGCCGAGGCGGTGGCCGAGGAGCAGCGGGCCCGGCTCGCCTCGCCGTGGGACACCCCGGCGGTGGTCGAGGAGCTCAAGGCGGAGGCCCGCCGGCAGGGCCTGTGGAACCTCTTCCTGCCCGACGCCGAGTACGGCGCCGGCCTCACCAACCTCCAGTACGCGCCCCTCGCCGAGATCACCGGCCGCTCCCCGCACCTCGCGCCGACCGCGCTGAACTGCGCGGCGCCGGACACCGGCAACATGGAGGTGCTGGCCCAGTTCGGCGACGAGCGGCAGAGGAAGCAGTGGCTGGAGCCACTGCTGGCCGGTGAGATCCGCTCGGCGTTCGCGATGACCGAGCCGGAGGTGGCGTCGTCGGACGCCACGAACGTCGAGACCCGGATCGACCGCGAGGGCGACCAGTACGTCATCACCGGGCGCAAGTGGTACATCTCCGGGGCGATGAACCCCGACTGCAAGATCTTCATCGTGATGGGCAAGACCGATCCGGACGGCGCCGACGTGCGCCGGCAGCAGTCCATGGTGCTCGTGCCGCGGGACACCCCCGGGGTGACGGTGAAGCGTGCGATGCGGGTCTTCGGCTACGAGGACCACTCCCACGGCGGGCACGCGGAGGTCCTCTTCGACCACGTGCGGGTGCCGGTGTCGAGCCTGGTCGGCGAGGAGGGCGGCGGGTTCGCCATCGCGCAGGCGCGGCTGGGGCCGGGGCGGATCCACCACTGCATGCGGCTGATCGGCATGGCCGAGCGGGCGATCGAGCTGATGTGCCGGCGGGCGGTGTCCCGGACGGCGTTCGGCAAGGCGCTGGCGCAGCAGGGCGTGGTGCAGAACTGGATCGCGGACGCGCGGGTGGCGGTGGAGCAGTCGCGGCTGCTGGTGCTGAAGACCGCGTGGCTGATGGACACGGTGGGGAACCGGGGAGCGCACACGGAGATCCAGGCCATCAAGATCGCGACGCCGCGGACGGTCGTCGACATCCTCGACCGGGCGATCCAGCTCCACGGGGCGGGGGGTGTCAGCCAGGACTTCCCGCTGGCGGAGCTGTACGCGTCCGCCCGCACGTTGATGCTCGCGGACGGGCCCGACGAGGTGCACCAACGGTCGCTGGCGCGGCGGGAGTTGAAGCGGTACGTGTAGCCGGCGGCTCGCTGCCGTGAAGGGTGCCCGGGGTGGGGGCAGGGGTGCGCCGGATGGTGCGGCGGGGGTTTTCCCGCCCCCGCCGCCCTTGCCCTTGCTGTCCCTTCAAGGAGCGCTGCCCCCTGGACCCCGAACGTGCGGGCACGTCGTGGCTGATCACGGCCGCCCGACCGGCGCGTATCCCCGAACTGCGCGTCGTCCTAGGGCCGCAGTGCGCGCAGGAGCAGGTCGGCCAGGTGGTCGGCGACTTCCTGGGGGCCCAGCGGGCCCCCGGGCCGGTACCACGTCGACAGGTGGTGGACGGAGCCGAAGTGGTAGTCCACGACCAGGTCCGCCGGTGTCGCCGTGGAGAAGACGCCCGTCCGCTGTCCCTCCTCGATCAGCGCCCGGAAGCGCTCGTGGTAGCGGCGGCGCTCCGCCCGTACCTGCTTGTTCTTCTCCGGGCTGAGGTGGTGCATCGAGCGGAAGAAGATCGACGCGTCGTCGAGGTTCTCGATCGTCGTGACGACGACGTCCGCCGCCGCGCCCCGCAGCCGCTTCTCCACCGGCTCGTCGGCGTCCGCGAACGCGTCCAGGCGTTCCTGCTGGACGCGCAGCACCCGCGCGTACACCTCGTGCAGGAGATCGTCCTTGGAGCCGAAGTAGTGGTAGAGCGCGCCCTTGGTGACGCCCGCCGCCTCGACGATCTCCTGCACGGACGTGCGGTCGTAGCCCTGCTCGGCGAAGAGCCGGGTGGCGGCGGCGAGCAGCCGCTGCGGGACGGGGGTGCCGTCTCCGTCCGTGGTTCTGGGCACTGCCGCCACCTGCCTTTCCTCGTTGCTGCCTACGATCACGTCTGCGAGGGCTCAACGGTTCCCGCGCCGGTTCGGGAACGCAGTTCCCGGCGCAGAATCTTCCCACTCGCCGTCTTGGGCAGCTCGGGCAGGATCTCCACCTGCCGCGGGTACTTGTAGGCCGCCAGCCTCTCCTTGCAGTACGCGGCCAGTTCCTCGGGGGCGGTCTCCGCTCCCGGGCGCAGGCTGATGTACGCCCGCACGGTCTCCCCCCGGTAGC carries:
- a CDS encoding TetR/AcrR family transcriptional regulator, with the translated sequence MPRTTDGDGTPVPQRLLAAATRLFAEQGYDRTSVQEIVEAAGVTKGALYHYFGSKDDLLHEVYARVLRVQQERLDAFADADEPVEKRLRGAAADVVVTTIENLDDASIFFRSMHHLSPEKNKQVRAERRRYHERFRALIEEGQRTGVFSTATPADLVVDYHFGSVHHLSTWYRPGGPLGPQEVADHLADLLLRALRP
- a CDS encoding YidH family protein yields the protein MSDLVRNVRSWFVPEEVRGEGSTPDYRFSLANERTFLAWLRTALALIGGGFAVDQFLPDLGRAWRVGLALALLAAGVLCALRAVDHWVRCERAMRRGEDLPVSRFPALLGVLIAAVAVVMVVVVLLGREG
- a CDS encoding phosphotransferase family protein, whose protein sequence is MSPDHPPGLDPDRLRELLDRERPGLVHGPLTGRLIEGGRSNLTYAVFDDTTKWVVRRPPLGHVLATAHDMRREHRVISALHPTAVPVPRPVLLCEDPGNEAAPGAPFYVMEFVEGTPYRTADQLVPLGPERTRAALLGLVDTLVELHAVDPAAVGLADFGRPEGFLDRQLRRWGKQLDASRNRDLPGIDELHAALGRRLPHSPAPAVVHGDYRLDNVLLGDDDRITAILDWEMSTLGDPLTDLGLLAMYSVPLELPDSPVSTTATAPGHPSPAELVERYAARSGRDVAAVSWYTAFAWFKLAVILEGIHYRYTLGQTVGAGFDRIGDLVPVFIEHGLTALKHGPEED
- a CDS encoding DUF202 domain-containing protein, which produces MRPGRDPGLQPERTRLAWRRTTLSCTVAAALAVRTALHRGSVTGYAVGLLACVPCLAFLALAQLRIRALASAPVSGPRPLPARLAALAALGTVALAACAAVLVV
- a CDS encoding FAD-binding dehydrogenase produces the protein MAYDADVIVIGAGLAGLAATAELVDAGRKVLLLDQEPEQSMGGQAFWSFGGLFLVDSPEQRRLRIRDSHALALQDWMGTAAFDRPEDHWPRRWAEAYVDFAAGEKRAWLRRQGVRFFPLVNWAERGGYGAIGHGNSVPRFHITWGTGPGVVEPFERRVREGVARGLVRLAFRHRVTGLSRSGGALDTVTGEVLEPSDVPRGQGSSRTVTGAFEFRAQAVIVTSGGIGGNFDLVRAHWPERLGTPPAHMISGVPAHVDGKMLGIAEAAGARVINRDRMWHYTEGIQNWNPVWDKHGIRILPGPSSLWLDARGRRLPVPLFPGFDTLGTLEHIMRTGYDHTWFVLDQKIIGKEFALSGSEQNPDLTGKSVRELLGRVRQDVPGPVRAFMDHGADFVVEKDLGALVRRMNALTEEPLIDEVELRREIVARDREVTNPYTKDLQVTAVRGARRFVGDRLIRTAPLHRILDPAAGPLIAVKLHILTRKTLGGLETDLSSRVLADGGEPVPGLYAAGEAAGFGGGGVHGYRALEGTFLGGCLFSGRTAGRAAARTVG
- a CDS encoding acyl-CoA dehydrogenase family protein, which produces MDFAFDATTEELRARLLTFMDEHVYPAEAVAEEQRARLASPWDTPAVVEELKAEARRQGLWNLFLPDAEYGAGLTNLQYAPLAEITGRSPHLAPTALNCAAPDTGNMEVLAQFGDERQRKQWLEPLLAGEIRSAFAMTEPEVASSDATNVETRIDREGDQYVITGRKWYISGAMNPDCKIFIVMGKTDPDGADVRRQQSMVLVPRDTPGVTVKRAMRVFGYEDHSHGGHAEVLFDHVRVPVSSLVGEEGGGFAIAQARLGPGRIHHCMRLIGMAERAIELMCRRAVSRTAFGKALAQQGVVQNWIADARVAVEQSRLLVLKTAWLMDTVGNRGAHTEIQAIKIATPRTVVDILDRAIQLHGAGGVSQDFPLAELYASARTLMLADGPDEVHQRSLARRELKRYV
- a CDS encoding NUDIX hydrolase, translating into MSPSDEPHIPDPADEILDVVDVDDRVVGQARRGEAYARGLRHRCVFVLARDAAGRIFVHRRTPTKLVFPSFYDMFVGGVVGAGESYDDAALREAEEELGVSGLPRPEPLFRFLYEDPATGRSWWSAVYEVRCVLPVRPQVEEVAWHDFLTDEELAVRLAEGEWVPDGLAAWRRLRSRRGGTG
- a CDS encoding DMT family transporter; the protein is MSVLVLVLSVSAAVCLGVGFVLQQNAARQAPLSDFLSPRLLLDLMRVPRWLGGIGCMIVGMVLGAVALSRGEVSLVEPLLATNLLFALVMSRHWPRTAQARRPLGRQGWSGLALLAGGVTAFIVAGRPSGGQAVADPVRHWAIVGSMAGLALLLTTAAKRSRMSAAPVLLALAAGLLYGMQDALTRVSGQRFGHGGPTELFTGWQPYAVVVCGVTGLLLVQSAFETASLRMSLPALTAAEPLAGITCGVGFLGDRLRTDVGALAWEAAGLAAIVVGIVLLGAHPAMPCGAVVPGRETEPGHDRDLQAY